In Oncorhynchus tshawytscha isolate Ot180627B linkage group LG06, Otsh_v2.0, whole genome shotgun sequence, the following are encoded in one genomic region:
- the LOC112252502 gene encoding ras association domain-containing protein 8, which translates to MELKVWVDGVVRVVCGLSEETSCQDVVIALAQAIGQTGRYVLIQRLRDSERQLLANEKPLESLAKLGQHSNDVQFFLRRTGPSSSDGPGSGSGTSQDRVTPLPLPKHPDPEPLKHNQPKKSLTFNLGPSTSPRTKAKQLIRKSPRDSPEQRTSPSPIPPHHAPSSHSPSPSPHSLSPSPPVGPSKEEVFRQVLQQQERLRAIEAQLETMERDSRSWNRASPAPSPVPEARLPEEMEALEQAARRNQAELAHETFWEEELQAEVERERGMRRRLGELHSKMDDCGRRLHDFSSRSAQLEQQIQRESLGGAAQPGRVNQAGGEESLGAMRAELQSQGRHSEELEGALSETDKALGKAETLLQEKQEELEELNKELRQCNLQQFIQQAGVLPTHTHSRTDLSDQLELAHLLQEGYRNGGLSLLPSESPPRPTAKQFLGHPRNLQNPLVSSLNPEVVTSRESSWR; encoded by the exons ATGGAGCTGAAGGTGTGGGTGGATGGAGTGGTGCGCGTGGTCTGTGGCCTATCAGAGGAGACTTCCTGCCAGGATGTGGTCATCGCACTGGCTCAGGCCATTG GTCAGACAGGTCGCTATGTGCTAATCCAGAGACTGAGGGACTCAGAGAGGCAACTGTTAGCCAATGAGAAGCCCCTGGAGTCCCTGGCCAAGCTGGGCCAGCACAGCAACGATGTCCAGTTCTTCCTGCGCCGCACCGGCCCCAGTAGCAGTGATGGACCAGGGTCTGGTTCTGGTACCAGCCAGGACCGGGTCACCCCTCTTCCACTGCCCAAACACCCCGACCCAGAGCCCCTCAAACACAACCAGCCCAAGAAGTCCCTCACCTTCAACCTGGGGCCATCCACCTCCCCCAGAACCAAAGCCAAGCAGCTCATCAGAAAGTCTCCCCGAGACTCCCCCGAACAGAGGACCtcacccagccccatccctccccACCATGCTCCCTCCTCacactccccttctccctccccccactctctctctccctcccctccagtgGGCCCGTCCAAAGAGGAGGTTTTCCGGCAGGTTctacagcagcaggagaggctgAGGGCCATTGAGGCCCAGCTGGAAACCATGGAGAGAGACTCTCGGTCCTGGAACAGGGCCTCCCCGGCCCCCTCCCCTGTCCCAGAGGCTCGTCTCCCGGAGGAGATGGAAGCTCTGGAGCAGGCAGCCAGGAGGAACCAGGCCGAGTTGGCCCACGAGACGTTCTGGGAGGAAGAGCTGCaggcagaggtggagagagagagggggatgaggaggaggctgGGGGAGCTCCATTCCAAGATGGACGACTGCGGCAGGCGACTCCACGACTTCTCATCTCGCTCCGCCCAGCTTGAACAGCAGATCCAACGGGAGAGCCTAGGGGGCGCCGCCCAGCCTGGGAGGGTCAATCAGGCAGGGGGTGAGGAGTCCCTAGGGGCGATGAGGGCGGAGCTACAGAGCCAGGGGAGGCACAGCGAGGAGCTGGAGGGGGCGTTATCAGAGACGGACAAGGCTCTGGGGAAGGCCGAAACACTGCTGCAG GAGAAGCAGGAGGAGTTGGAGGAGCTGAACAAGGAGTTGAGGCAGTGTAACCTGCAGCAGTTCATCCAGCAGGCAGGCGTcctgccgacacacacacactcacgcacagacCTCAGCGACCAGCTAGAACTAGCTCACCTGCTACAGGAAGGATATAGGAATGGAG GCCTGAGTCTGCTCCCCTCAGAGTCGCCTCCCCGCCCCACAGCCAAGCAGTTCCTGGGACACCCCCGCAACCTGCAAAACCCGCTGGTGTCCAGCCTCAACCctgagg TCGTGACATCCAGAGAATCGTCATGGAGATAA